The window ATACGTCGGCGATGCCGCCCGCGTATCGGGCCATGTGGTGTACCGCGCCGTGGTGGAGAAGAACGACTTCCCCGAAGACCTGCGCTGGAACGCCGCCAGCATCTGGGTCGGCCCCAACTACCACCTGGTGCACTACCCCCTGCGCGGCGGCGAGCAGTACAACGTGGTCGTGACCTTCCACAGCCGCGAGCAGGAGGAATGGGGCGTGCGCGAGGGCAGCCGCGAAGAGGTGCAGAGCTACTACCGCGACTGCTGCCCGCGCGCCCACCAACTGATCGACATGCCCAAGAGCTGGAAACGCTGGGCCACCGCAGACCGCGAGCCCATCGGCCAGTGGACCTTTGGCCGCGCCACCTTGCTGGGCGATGCCGCTCACCCCACCCTGCAGTACCTGGCCCAGGGCGCGTGCATGGCGCTGGAAGACGCAGTGACGCTGGGCGAGGCCCTCAAGCGCTGCCACCAGGACTTCGCCCAGGCGCTGTCACTGTACGAGCGCTCCCGCATCGCCCGCACGGCACGCGTGGTGCTGTCGGCACGCGAAATGGGCCGCATCTTCCACGCCCAGGGCGTGGAGCGCCTGGTGCGCAACGACCTCTGGAAGGGCCGCAGCCCCGAGCGTTTTTACGACGCGATGGAGTGGCTGTATGGCTGGAAGGTCGACAACTGCCTGGCCGACTGAGCCGGCCGGGCGCCCTGCCCAATCGTTCTTCGCCCCTCCCCCCACATTCAACCCAAGGAATTCCCATGAGCGCGATGGATCCCGTACCGTCCCCCGTTCGCCTGTCCGCCGTGGCGGCCCATGGCCAGCCCGAGCCCACCCCCGCGCTGGAACAGCTGTACCGTGGCTTTGAGCAGGAAATGCTGGTGCCACTGTGGACGCAGATCGGCGACCTGATGCCCCCCCATCCGCAGAGCAAGGCCAGCGCCCACCTCTGGCGCTGGGACCGGCTCGTGCCCCTGGCTGATGAAGCCGGCCGCATCGTGCCCGTGGGCCGAGGCGGCGAGCGCCGGGCCATCGCCCTGGCCAACCCGTCC of the Acidovorax sp. 107 genome contains:
- a CDS encoding 3-hydroxybenzoate 6-monooxygenase, encoding MTVLNTPTAPVLVAGGGIGGVAVALALARQGYAVKVLEQAPQLGEIGAGIQLGPNAFAAFDALGIGELARARAVYTDEMVMHDALDERLVGSIPTGEAFRQRFGNPYAVLHRADIHTSLLEGAKAHGNIETLTGTRIERVEQTGDTVTVHDQHGVAHRGQALIGADGVKSVVRQQYVGDAARVSGHVVYRAVVEKNDFPEDLRWNAASIWVGPNYHLVHYPLRGGEQYNVVVTFHSREQEEWGVREGSREEVQSYYRDCCPRAHQLIDMPKSWKRWATADREPIGQWTFGRATLLGDAAHPTLQYLAQGACMALEDAVTLGEALKRCHQDFAQALSLYERSRIARTARVVLSAREMGRIFHAQGVERLVRNDLWKGRSPERFYDAMEWLYGWKVDNCLAD